A portion of the Bacteroidetes Order II. bacterium genome contains these proteins:
- a CDS encoding MATE family efflux transporter — MEPNILPRRFLSYRSEIRNHLKLALPMAGAQLAQVALTFIDNVMCGRIGPDAIAGVGLGVAVYSTLWCFGLGLALAVGPMVSQAYGANDEQAIGRALRMSVWTVFLFGLPSMAILYHIAPFLQLTGQSPVVVSYANQYLQALIWGFIPSLWLIAVRGLLDSVNLPQIGLLVNLSGILVNVFANWTLMFGADWGVVSLPALGVAGTGYATTLVNVWMLTALILYLRLNPRFKKLHLFQKLLHPDVPYLKEVLRIGTPIGLAFLVEVGLFAMTAILMGTISKTALAAHQIALNVASVTFMFAVGISMASTTRVGQAIGEGNPEAARRAGIIGMVMGGISMMSMGIFFLAMPKWIIQLYIDVNDPKNAEVVQLAIMLLALAAIFQLFDAIQVTSAGALRGLKDTRTPAIIGFWAYWGIGVTSGVLLAFYFGFQEKGLWIGLILGLAAASVLLSTTFLRRFSKPNDLLTYHTLE; from the coding sequence ATGGAGCCGAATATTTTGCCTCGTCGTTTTCTCTCGTATCGCTCAGAAATACGGAACCATCTTAAATTGGCACTTCCAATGGCAGGGGCACAATTGGCCCAAGTTGCTTTAACTTTTATAGACAATGTGATGTGTGGCCGAATTGGGCCAGATGCCATTGCAGGGGTTGGATTGGGCGTGGCTGTGTACTCCACACTGTGGTGCTTCGGACTTGGTCTTGCCTTAGCAGTCGGCCCGATGGTCTCGCAAGCGTATGGCGCAAATGACGAGCAGGCCATCGGTCGTGCCTTGCGCATGAGTGTATGGACGGTGTTCCTGTTTGGGCTACCCAGCATGGCGATTCTCTACCATATCGCCCCATTTCTACAACTGACGGGACAATCTCCCGTAGTGGTATCGTATGCCAATCAATACTTACAGGCCCTGATTTGGGGATTTATTCCCTCGCTCTGGTTGATTGCAGTGCGGGGATTGTTAGATAGTGTGAATCTGCCGCAAATTGGCCTCCTCGTCAATCTATCGGGCATCTTGGTCAATGTGTTTGCCAATTGGACCTTGATGTTTGGTGCAGATTGGGGCGTTGTGTCTCTGCCTGCATTGGGCGTGGCAGGCACCGGATATGCCACTACATTGGTTAATGTGTGGATGTTGACGGCGTTAATTCTCTATTTACGCCTAAACCCCCGCTTCAAAAAGTTACACCTTTTCCAAAAGCTCCTGCATCCGGATGTACCTTACCTAAAAGAGGTCCTTCGTATTGGCACGCCCATTGGGCTGGCTTTTTTGGTAGAAGTAGGTCTTTTTGCCATGACGGCCATATTAATGGGAACCATTTCCAAAACCGCCTTGGCTGCCCATCAGATTGCGTTAAATGTGGCATCTGTTACCTTTATGTTTGCAGTGGGTATTTCGATGGCCTCCACAACCCGTGTCGGACAAGCGATCGGGGAAGGAAATCCGGAGGCAGCACGACGTGCAGGCATTATCGGCATGGTGATGGGAGGCATTTCGATGATGAGTATGGGGATTTTTTTTCTGGCTATGCCTAAATGGATCATCCAGTTATACATTGATGTAAACGATCCTAAAAATGCCGAGGTGGTCCAACTTGCCATTATGCTCTTGGCATTGGCCGCTATTTTCCAACTTTTTGATGCCATTCAAGTAACCAGTGCTGGAGCCTTACGGGGCCTTAAAGATACCCGAACACCCGCCATTATTGGTTTTTGGGCCTACTGGGGCATTGGTGTTACTTCGGGGGTCTTGCTGGCTTTCTACTTTGGATTTCAGGAGAAAGGGCTTTGGATAGGTCTTATCTTGGGTCTCGCCGCCGCATCGGTTTTGCTTTCCACTACCTTCCTTCGACGGTTCAGCAAGCCCAATGATTTGTTGACGTACCACACTTTAGAATAA
- a CDS encoding AMP nucleosidase, producing MDDRFSAFKDDPDFIEEKNRKRAIVENWLPRYTGMPLEAFGDHILLTNFGNYVRMFAAWHDVPIYGEDRPMMAATHDRITIINFGMGSPNAATMMDLLEAIHPKAVLFLGKCGGLQPKKTKVGDLILPIAAIRGEGTSNDYLPAEVPALPAFALQKAVSTTIREHELDYWTGTVYTTNRRVWEHKEDFKSYLRSLRVMAIDMETATIFVAGFKNQMPTGALLLVSDVPMVPEGIKTEESDKLVTRHFVDEHVRIGIDSLKQLINHAQTVRHLKF from the coding sequence ATGGATGATCGGTTTTCTGCATTCAAAGACGATCCCGATTTTATCGAAGAGAAAAACCGAAAACGCGCCATTGTAGAAAACTGGCTTCCGCGTTATACGGGAATGCCTTTAGAGGCATTTGGAGACCATATCCTCCTTACAAACTTTGGTAACTACGTGCGCATGTTTGCAGCATGGCACGATGTTCCCATTTACGGGGAAGACCGTCCGATGATGGCCGCTACCCACGACCGCATTACCATCATCAATTTTGGGATGGGCAGTCCCAATGCTGCCACCATGATGGACCTCCTGGAGGCCATACATCCCAAAGCCGTGTTATTCCTCGGCAAATGCGGGGGCTTACAACCCAAAAAAACCAAAGTTGGCGACCTCATCTTGCCCATCGCAGCCATTCGTGGCGAGGGCACCAGCAACGACTACCTCCCTGCCGAGGTACCTGCTCTACCCGCATTTGCCCTCCAAAAAGCCGTTTCTACAACCATTCGAGAACATGAACTGGACTATTGGACCGGAACCGTCTATACCACAAACCGCCGTGTTTGGGAACACAAAGAAGATTTTAAAAGCTACCTGCGCTCCTTGCGCGTGATGGCCATAGACATGGAAACAGCCACGATCTTTGTAGCTGGTTTTAAGAATCAAATGCCGACGGGTGCATTGCTTCTGGTGTCGGACGTACCAATGGTTCCCGAAGGCATTAAAACCGAAGAAAGCGATAAATTAGTGACCCGTCACTTTGTAGATGAACACGTAAGAATTGGGATTGACTCTTTGAAGCAATTAATCAACCATGCCCAAACCGTGCGCCACCTTAAATTTTAG
- a CDS encoding OsmC family protein: MHPYILKEDVSILQGEHPYRTEIAAGPFRLAADEPLKLGGQNTAPNPYELLLAALGSCISITLRMYAERKGWEINGSTLSLNFRQEKTENGLITYIVRRFSFNPALEEEQQNRLMQIASACPVSKILLNTVMMENERSGF; encoded by the coding sequence ATGCACCCCTATATCCTTAAAGAAGATGTAAGCATTCTTCAAGGCGAACATCCTTACCGAACCGAAATTGCTGCTGGCCCTTTTCGCTTGGCTGCGGACGAACCGCTCAAATTAGGCGGACAAAACACCGCACCGAACCCCTATGAACTTTTGTTGGCTGCCTTGGGGAGTTGCATCTCAATTACACTGCGCATGTATGCCGAACGAAAAGGCTGGGAGATCAATGGTAGCACCCTAAGCCTGAACTTCAGACAGGAAAAAACTGAAAATGGCCTCATTACCTATATCGTGAGGCGGTTCTCGTTTAATCCTGCCTTAGAGGAAGAACAGCAAAATCGCCTAATGCAAATCGCCAGCGCGTGCCCCGTTTCCAAAATCTTACTCAATACTGTTATGATGGAAAATGAACGATCCGGCTTTTAG
- a CDS encoding protein kinase: protein MAKTVLAQNFGRYQLLEPIGQGGMGTVYRAYDPLLDRSVALKRLSPDLVSDPALLARFEQESRLMAQVHHPQIATVFDAGDVGGQPFLTMALVQGEPLHRFAASRPRAFTLQQAIVWGKQVANALAALHEKGILHRDLKPDNLIRTPDNQLVLTDFGIAIRTTERQTSRVFEGTPEYASPEQFSGEEPSQASDVYSLGALLFWMLAGRPPFEGDSFEALQRAVLSYPAPDIRLWRKDIPESVSILIQRCLEKDPAKRFETALAVEQALEDLSVPTAKFRPWLAVVVLTVAGILGWWFWSEMGGQQGAQAWLREGQAQFSAGKAQEAAKTWEKAARLGNREAMRSLGILYAEVLNKPTQAEKWFQEAAKRGDVVSMRGLGTLYYNGKSGIPRNTVRACSFFEAAAREGDAESVCYRGVLRYNGECGNAPDTTMGIRDIRLAAGAGVVKCALALKALRAEE from the coding sequence ATGGCAAAAACAGTCTTGGCACAAAATTTTGGGCGATATCAGCTTTTAGAACCCATTGGCCAGGGCGGGATGGGAACGGTGTATCGTGCCTATGATCCGCTATTGGACCGGAGTGTCGCCCTAAAGCGATTGTCTCCGGATCTGGTTTCTGACCCGGCCTTGTTGGCGCGTTTCGAACAAGAATCCCGATTAATGGCGCAGGTACATCATCCGCAGATTGCAACGGTTTTTGATGCAGGCGATGTGGGAGGCCAGCCTTTTTTGACCATGGCGCTGGTGCAAGGGGAGCCATTACACCGTTTTGCCGCTTCTCGGCCTCGTGCCTTTACGTTACAACAAGCCATTGTTTGGGGAAAACAAGTGGCGAATGCATTGGCGGCGTTGCACGAAAAAGGGATATTACACCGTGACCTAAAACCCGATAACCTGATTCGTACACCCGATAATCAATTGGTTCTGACAGATTTTGGGATAGCAATCCGGACTACAGAGCGGCAAACCAGTCGGGTATTTGAAGGTACGCCCGAATATGCCAGCCCGGAGCAGTTTTCCGGTGAGGAGCCTAGTCAGGCAAGTGATGTGTACAGTTTGGGGGCACTCCTTTTTTGGATGTTGGCTGGAAGGCCACCTTTCGAGGGTGATTCTTTCGAGGCATTGCAGAGAGCTGTTTTGTCCTATCCGGCCCCCGATATTCGTCTCTGGCGAAAAGATATTCCAGAGTCGGTCTCTATATTGATTCAGCGTTGTTTGGAAAAGGATCCTGCCAAGCGGTTTGAAACAGCGCTGGCGGTTGAGCAGGCCTTAGAAGACTTGTCTGTGCCTACTGCCAAGTTCAGGCCGTGGTTGGCTGTTGTGGTGCTGACCGTTGCGGGCATTTTGGGGTGGTGGTTTTGGTCGGAAATGGGCGGCCAGCAAGGGGCACAAGCATGGTTACGAGAAGGGCAAGCGCAATTTAGTGCCGGAAAAGCACAAGAAGCGGCCAAGACATGGGAAAAAGCCGCACGTTTGGGCAATCGGGAAGCCATGCGCAGTTTAGGAATCTTGTATGCCGAAGTATTAAACAAGCCGACACAAGCAGAAAAGTGGTTTCAGGAGGCCGCAAAACGTGGAGATGTGGTTTCGATGCGAGGCCTAGGTACCTTGTATTATAATGGCAAATCGGGTATTCCACGGAACACCGTTCGTGCATGTAGCTTTTTTGAGGCGGCTGCTCGGGAAGGAGATGCAGAATCGGTCTGCTATCGGGGGGTATTGCGGTACAATGGCGAGTGTGGCAACGCACCAGATACTACTATGGGTATCCGGGACATTCGTTTGGCGGCAGGTGCTGGCGTCGTAAAATGCGCTTTGGCACTCAAAGCCCTGCGCGCCGAAGAATAG
- a CDS encoding deoxyribodipyrimidine photo-lyase has protein sequence MTILVWFRRDLRVTDNTALNQAIRDGHSIVPFFIFNDETIVTGGMGAPITHFFFESVQALAGNLSYLGGGLVLRRGDFLTEIERLIQETGARALYFNKDYEPDARARDARITAFLETKGIEVQGFKDQVLFEENEILTQARSPYTVFTPYSRAWLARSAEIPLPTSYPTYFRLPDGFSALESVFIPTTAELKLFHNRYEFLVAAGERSAHDVLQLFLKEAAGAYRDQRNFPAIKGTSMLSAFLRAGNISIREVYHQAVKAKAHLAPEQAKQVDVFISELIWRDFYFQVLYHFPFVVNRDFKTSSREIAWRNAPDELLAWKEGRTGYPIVDAAMRQLLKHGWMHNRLRMITAMFLTKHLLIHWKEGERFFAHHLIDFDLAANNGGWQWSASTGTDAQPYFRIFNPVEQSRQFDPKGDFIRKFVPELAKVPLRYLHKPWEMPTEVQIASNCLIGKDYPTPIVEHRYARERALAAFGASGK, from the coding sequence ATGACAATTTTGGTTTGGTTTCGCCGAGATTTGCGGGTGACCGATAATACCGCTTTGAATCAGGCTATCCGAGACGGCCACTCCATCGTGCCTTTTTTTATTTTTAACGACGAAACGATCGTGACTGGTGGAATGGGTGCGCCCATCACCCACTTCTTCTTTGAATCGGTTCAGGCATTAGCGGGCAATTTGTCTTACTTAGGGGGTGGTTTGGTTCTTCGTCGGGGCGATTTTTTGACGGAAATTGAACGGCTGATACAGGAAACAGGGGCTCGCGCATTGTATTTCAACAAAGACTATGAACCAGATGCCCGTGCCAGAGACGCCCGTATTACCGCTTTTTTGGAAACCAAGGGCATTGAAGTTCAAGGGTTCAAAGACCAAGTATTGTTCGAGGAAAACGAGATTCTTACCCAAGCCAGAAGCCCTTATACCGTTTTCACCCCCTATAGCCGCGCTTGGCTGGCCCGTTCTGCCGAAATCCCCTTGCCAACCTCATACCCCACATACTTCCGGTTACCGGACGGTTTCTCGGCATTGGAAAGTGTTTTCATTCCCACTACCGCCGAATTGAAATTATTCCATAACCGATATGAATTTTTGGTAGCGGCAGGCGAGCGCAGCGCACACGATGTCCTCCAACTATTCTTAAAAGAAGCCGCTGGTGCATACCGAGACCAACGTAACTTCCCTGCGATCAAAGGAACCTCCATGCTTTCTGCATTCTTACGAGCCGGAAACATCTCTATACGCGAAGTTTATCACCAGGCCGTAAAAGCAAAAGCCCACCTGGCACCCGAACAGGCCAAACAAGTGGATGTTTTCATCAGCGAATTGATCTGGCGCGACTTTTATTTTCAGGTTTTATACCATTTTCCATTTGTCGTCAATCGAGATTTTAAAACCTCTTCCCGCGAAATTGCCTGGCGAAACGCTCCAGACGAATTGCTTGCCTGGAAAGAAGGCAGGACAGGCTATCCTATTGTTGATGCAGCCATGCGTCAATTGCTAAAACACGGCTGGATGCACAACCGCCTGCGTATGATTACGGCCATGTTTCTGACCAAACACCTTTTGATTCACTGGAAGGAAGGCGAACGGTTTTTTGCACATCACCTAATAGATTTTGACCTTGCAGCCAATAATGGGGGCTGGCAATGGAGCGCCTCTACTGGAACCGATGCCCAACCGTATTTCCGAATTTTTAACCCAGTCGAACAGTCGCGTCAGTTTGATCCAAAGGGCGATTTTATCCGGAAATTTGTCCCCGAATTGGCCAAGGTTCCCCTCCGATACCTCCATAAACCTTGGGAGATGCCTACAGAAGTTCAAATCGCGTCAAATTGCTTGATCGGTAAAGATTATCCTACCCCAATTGTGGAACATCGTTATGCACGAGAACGGGCCTTGGCGGCCTTTGGTGCATCAGGCAAATGA
- a CDS encoding AbgT family transporter, with translation MTDSPVNGGVPSESRMDRILNTIERIGNKLPDPAILFVLLLFTVWVCSAIFAQFSFAEIDPRSGKPIEIKNMLTGKALAEFMSGMVKTFMDFPPLGVVLVALLGVGVAEHTGFINAALKGLLNITPRQLLTPMLILVAIVSHTAVDAGYVLIIPLGGAIFYAAGRHPLAGIAAAFAGVSGGFSANFVPSSLDPLLAGLTQSAAQIIQPDRMVNPLSNWFFMSASSMLIVSLGWYVTDKVIEPRLKNIAIDGDMSQAPKQEALNPLERKGMMWSGLSFLFGIMVLFLAAFPGDSPLRAENGELTASAAPLMKSIVPLIFLLFLLPGVVYGYVAKTVQSHRDIIKGMSVSMSTMGYYMVMAFFASLFIASFSQSNLGALLALKGANLIKWLALPGGVTILLIILLTAFVNLLIGSASAKWALLAPIFVPMLMQLGLSPELTQAAYRVGDSTTNIITPLMPYFPLVVVFGQRYVKNTGIGTLVSLMLPFSLTFMIGWVIFLLLYWFIGIPLGLQAPYTHP, from the coding sequence ATGACCGATTCCCCTGTAAATGGCGGTGTGCCCTCCGAAAGCCGCATGGACCGTATCCTCAATACCATTGAGCGCATCGGTAATAAACTGCCTGATCCGGCTATCTTATTTGTCCTTCTCCTTTTTACGGTTTGGGTATGCTCGGCCATTTTTGCCCAATTTTCCTTTGCAGAGATAGATCCCCGCTCCGGAAAACCGATTGAAATCAAAAATATGCTCACGGGCAAAGCCTTAGCAGAGTTTATGTCTGGTATGGTAAAAACCTTTATGGATTTCCCACCGCTGGGTGTTGTATTGGTGGCTCTTTTAGGCGTTGGCGTTGCCGAGCATACAGGCTTTATTAATGCGGCACTCAAAGGATTACTCAATATCACACCACGGCAACTTCTCACCCCCATGCTGATCCTCGTGGCCATTGTGAGTCACACAGCTGTGGATGCAGGATATGTATTAATCATTCCTTTGGGAGGGGCCATTTTTTATGCGGCAGGCCGACATCCGTTGGCAGGGATTGCAGCGGCCTTCGCAGGTGTTTCAGGAGGATTTAGCGCGAACTTTGTGCCCTCAAGCCTTGATCCATTATTGGCTGGCCTTACGCAATCAGCCGCACAAATCATACAGCCCGACCGAATGGTGAACCCGCTTTCCAACTGGTTTTTCATGAGTGCCTCCAGTATGCTGATTGTAAGCCTTGGGTGGTATGTCACCGACAAAGTAATTGAACCCCGCCTAAAAAACATTGCCATTGACGGAGATATGTCGCAAGCACCTAAACAGGAAGCCCTGAATCCTTTAGAACGAAAAGGCATGATGTGGTCGGGACTTTCGTTTTTATTCGGGATTATGGTGCTGTTTTTGGCGGCATTTCCAGGCGATTCGCCTTTACGTGCCGAAAACGGTGAACTGACCGCCTCGGCGGCGCCCTTGATGAAATCCATCGTTCCCCTCATTTTCCTGCTTTTTCTACTACCCGGTGTGGTATATGGATATGTCGCGAAAACCGTTCAATCCCACCGCGACATCATTAAGGGAATGAGTGTTTCCATGAGTACGATGGGATATTATATGGTGATGGCCTTTTTTGCCTCGCTCTTTATTGCTTCGTTTAGCCAATCCAATTTGGGTGCATTATTGGCTTTAAAAGGGGCAAATCTAATAAAATGGTTGGCCTTACCGGGCGGTGTAACGATTCTATTAATCATTCTGCTTACAGCATTTGTGAATCTATTGATTGGTTCTGCTTCAGCAAAATGGGCCTTACTTGCCCCCATTTTTGTCCCCATGCTCATGCAACTGGGACTTTCACCAGAACTTACCCAAGCCGCTTATCGGGTAGGCGATTCTACCACCAATATTATTACGCCACTCATGCCCTACTTCCCACTCGTGGTTGTATTTGGGCAACGGTATGTCAAGAATACCGGCATTGGAACATTGGTTTCTTTGATGTTGCCCTTTAGCCTCACCTTTATGATTGGCTGGGTAATTTTCTTGTTGCTCTATTGGTTTATCGGAATTCCGTTGGGATTACAGGCTCCTTATACGCATCCATAA
- a CDS encoding acyl-CoA thioesterase, whose product MYVYTYLHRVRYRECDPMRVVYHAHYLDYFEAARTDALRDAGLVYRDLEDAGVMMPVVDASLRYHRPCLYDELLEIRVLVKEIPKTRLVIAYEVYASEDAKVRVTGTVTLCFVDTKRNRPIMAPPMVIEVFERAVTPTHNL is encoded by the coding sequence ATGTACGTTTATACCTATCTCCATCGGGTTCGATACCGAGAATGTGACCCCATGCGCGTGGTCTATCATGCCCACTATTTAGATTATTTTGAGGCAGCCCGAACGGATGCGCTACGTGATGCCGGCTTGGTGTACCGCGATCTTGAAGATGCTGGGGTAATGATGCCTGTGGTGGACGCTTCTTTACGATACCACCGACCATGTCTTTACGACGAACTTTTAGAGATTCGAGTACTGGTTAAGGAAATCCCTAAAACACGGTTGGTAATCGCGTATGAAGTCTATGCGTCAGAGGATGCAAAAGTACGGGTTACAGGAACCGTAACATTGTGCTTTGTGGACACGAAGCGCAACCGTCCTATCATGGCGCCCCCTATGGTCATAGAGGTTTTTGAACGGGCTGTTACGCCTACGCACAATTTATAG
- a CDS encoding acetyl-CoA carboxylase carboxyltransferase subunit alpha: protein MHVLDFEKPVIELEKRLKEMRQFDADDPSANLGEAIAALEGKIHNLRQNLYKNLTRWQRVQIARHPDRPYSLDFIQGMTRNFTELHGDRLFAEDPAIVGGFATFNGGQFGHKDQTVMIIGQQKGRDTKSRKFRRFGMPNPEGYRKALRLMRLAAKFNKPIITLLDTPGAYPGIEAEERGQAEAIARNLLEMSRFPVPIVVVVIGEGASGGALGIGVGDKILMLENAWYSVISPESCSSILWRSWDHKEDAARALKLTAPDLMQVNIINEVIEEPVGGAHRNPAAAFKFTGQAIAHALAELSKLPVEALLAQRLANFDAMGAFEEV from the coding sequence ATGCACGTTCTGGATTTTGAGAAACCCGTCATTGAATTGGAGAAACGTCTGAAGGAGATGCGCCAGTTTGATGCCGACGACCCATCTGCCAACCTCGGAGAAGCTATTGCTGCCTTGGAGGGCAAGATCCATAATCTTCGTCAAAACCTTTATAAAAACCTCACGCGGTGGCAACGGGTGCAAATTGCGCGACATCCAGACCGTCCTTATTCGCTGGATTTTATCCAAGGGATGACACGCAATTTTACGGAACTGCACGGCGATCGCCTTTTTGCCGAAGATCCAGCCATTGTTGGTGGTTTTGCGACCTTTAATGGAGGCCAATTTGGCCACAAGGACCAAACCGTTATGATCATTGGTCAGCAAAAGGGGCGGGATACGAAGAGCCGGAAATTCCGCCGTTTTGGTATGCCCAATCCCGAAGGGTATCGAAAAGCCCTACGGCTCATGCGGTTGGCTGCCAAGTTTAATAAACCGATCATCACCCTTTTGGATACACCCGGAGCATACCCCGGCATCGAGGCCGAGGAACGGGGGCAAGCCGAGGCGATTGCCCGTAACCTTTTAGAGATGTCGCGGTTTCCCGTCCCTATTGTGGTGGTGGTGATTGGGGAGGGGGCCTCTGGTGGCGCATTGGGAATTGGGGTTGGGGATAAAATCCTGATGTTGGAAAATGCGTGGTATTCTGTTATCTCGCCCGAAAGTTGCTCTTCCATCCTTTGGCGTTCTTGGGACCATAAAGAAGATGCTGCCCGTGCCCTAAAATTAACCGCGCCCGATTTGATGCAGGTGAACATCATCAACGAGGTGATTGAGGAACCGGTTGGTGGTGCACATAGAAATCCAGCTGCCGCGTTTAAATTTACTGGACAAGCAATTGCCCATGCACTCGCAGAGCTGAGCAAATTGCCTGTAGAGGCATTACTGGCTCAACGCCTCGCGAATTTTGATGCAATGGGTGCTTTTGAAGAGGTCTGA
- a CDS encoding glycosyltransferase family 2 protein: protein MINNNAPIRVSVIIVSYNVSVYLDQAIRAVKRAALDVPTEIWVVDNASTDTSVAMTAEKHPDVHLIANPHNPGFGIANNQAMEQACGDYFLILNPDTLLHEDFLKVMTQFMDEHPECGAAGPVILDPDGSFSPTCRRAFPRPSVALWRILGLSQRFPKSKIFGQYNMTFLPEDRMAEVDALSGSCMMVRRHALFGDETNKPGVGLFDPAYFMYGEDLDWCFRIQKAGWHIYYTPETTVLHYKGESTDKQSIRYVKLFYGAMVVFMEKHFAGQYAKPFIWLLKLGVHIRASMAALGQWVKKRTNQLPSRTQYEALFIGSEAEASRFRQLIDGQDWQIVGTLSSATDTLPPNIAYQDVVYAEADLAPSQIFSAMQVLHRINVTHYILAAQEGFLIGPAAIHSFSPKVSPNKVASVAVNP, encoded by the coding sequence ATGATAAATAACAATGCCCCGATTCGGGTGTCGGTGATCATTGTAAGCTACAATGTTTCGGTGTATTTAGACCAGGCCATACGTGCCGTAAAACGTGCAGCTCTTGATGTTCCGACCGAGATATGGGTGGTGGATAATGCCTCTACGGATACCTCGGTGGCAATGACTGCAGAGAAACATCCAGATGTCCACTTAATTGCCAATCCCCACAATCCCGGTTTTGGTATCGCCAACAATCAAGCGATGGAACAAGCCTGTGGAGACTATTTTCTCATCCTCAATCCGGATACCCTGCTCCACGAAGACTTTCTGAAGGTCATGACCCAGTTTATGGACGAACATCCAGAATGTGGAGCTGCTGGTCCTGTCATTTTAGATCCGGATGGCTCCTTTTCGCCTACATGCCGCAGGGCGTTTCCCCGGCCATCGGTTGCCCTTTGGCGGATTCTTGGTCTCAGTCAGCGTTTTCCAAAGAGTAAAATATTTGGTCAATACAACATGACATTTCTCCCCGAAGATCGGATGGCAGAGGTGGATGCCCTGAGCGGTTCATGTATGATGGTTCGCCGGCACGCCCTCTTCGGCGATGAGACAAATAAACCAGGCGTAGGGCTGTTTGATCCAGCATATTTTATGTATGGAGAAGACCTGGATTGGTGTTTCCGGATACAAAAAGCAGGTTGGCATATTTACTATACCCCAGAGACTACCGTACTACATTATAAAGGAGAAAGTACCGACAAACAATCCATTCGGTATGTCAAGCTTTTTTATGGTGCGATGGTGGTGTTTATGGAGAAACACTTTGCTGGTCAATATGCCAAGCCATTTATCTGGCTTCTAAAACTGGGGGTACATATTCGTGCGAGCATGGCTGCATTGGGGCAATGGGTTAAGAAAAGAACGAACCAACTTCCGTCACGTACCCAATATGAAGCCCTTTTTATTGGATCAGAAGCAGAAGCCAGCCGATTTCGTCAGTTGATTGATGGCCAGGATTGGCAGATAGTGGGCACCCTTTCATCTGCAACTGATACATTGCCTCCCAATATTGCATATCAGGATGTGGTTTATGCTGAAGCCGACCTCGCCCCCAGTCAGATATTTTCTGCCATGCAAGTGCTTCATCGGATAAACGTGACCCATTACATTCTTGCTGCACAAGAGGGATTTTTGATTGGCCCGGCTGCTATTCACTCCTTTTCTCCAAAGGTTTCACCAAATAAGGTTGCATCTGTTGCAGTCAATCCGTAA